A DNA window from Solanum lycopersicum chromosome 3, SLM_r2.1 contains the following coding sequences:
- the WRKY80 gene encoding WRKY transcription factor 80, which yields MEDFLGENPHNRLIKELVEGKSFTVQLQTLLKQPNESVLAEELIRKIWGSFTQAITVLNSLGNSDNSLTQGQIEEVDQPNSGSELKKKKKEKQDRRGCYKRRKTSGSWMRESATMNDGCAWRKYGQKKILNSKYPRCYYRCTHKYDQECRATKQVQIIQENPIIMYHTTYFGNHTCNPTKIPKHTYNNHAMVKHSDSTVLKEEEEEEESKGQSDNASSIVDSNLWQDFMPSSPSAHDSTMAANYNSSYYEEIISSHDMEDWAKFGEIEAIEFC from the exons atggaggATTTTCTTGGTGAAAACCCACATAATAGATTGATAAAAGAACTTGTTGAAGGAAAAAGTTTCACTGTCCAACTTCAAACTCTACTTAAACAACCTAATGAATCAGTCTTAGCTGAAGAACTTATTCGCAAAATATGGGGATCTTTTACTCAGGCTATTACTGTGTTGAATAGTTTGGGTAATTCCGATAATAGTTTAACCCAGGGCCAGATCGAGGAAGTTGATCAACCCAATTCCGGTTctgaattgaagaagaagaagaaggagaagcaAGACCGTAGAGGTTGCTACAAGAGAAG AAAAACTTCAGGTTCATGGATGAGAGAATCTGCAACAATGAATGATGGTTGTGCATGGAGAAAATATGGGCAGAAGAAAATACTCAATTCAAAATATCCTag GTGCTACTATAGGTGCACCCACAAGTACGATCAAGAATGCCGGGCCACAAAACAAGTTCAAATAATCCAAGAAAATCCAATTATAATGTATCACACCACATATTTTGGCAATCACACTTGCAATCCAACAAAGATTCCAAAACATACATACAATAATCATGCTATGGTAAAGCATAGTGACTCAACAGTActaaaagaagaagaggaagaggaagaatcCAAAGGACAAAGTGATAATGCATCATCAATTGTGGATTCTAATTTATGGCAAGATTTTATGCCTTCTTCTCCCTCTGCTCATGATTCCACTATGGCTGCTAATTATAATTCTTCTTATTATGAAGAAATCATATCTAGTCATGATATGGAAGATTGGGCTAAATTTGGTGAAATTGAGGCCATTGAGTTTTGTTGA